Proteins from a single region of Desulfolutivibrio sulfoxidireducens:
- a CDS encoding DHA2 family efflux MFS transporter permease subunit: MEARPAGKWIVTLCVMIPTLIEILDTSIANVALGHIQGSLSAGQDEVTWVLTSYLVSNAVVIPISGWLSRLMGRRNYLLASIGLFTLSSMLCGMAMSLEALILFRVLQGVGGGGLQPVSQAILLETFPPNQRGMAMAIFAMGAVLGPILGPLLGGYITDHYSWRWIFYINVPIGLVALGMNWLYIQDPPYLLRRVRGEGIDVVGLSLLSVGLASLQIVLDKGQQDDWFAADHILALSVVAGVCLIFFVFWELRQKNPIVDLRIFRDRSFATGNVVMFFGFFAFFGSIVLLPMYLQNLMGYTAFLAGVVLGPGGLIMLLVLPLVGKLTQRVDARFLLFVGLLISAGSLWYMSGFTLGIDLGTAIFARNIQAVGIAFFFVPLSYLTMAFIPREAMNNASAIFNLLRNLGGSFGVAFVTTLLARRTQFHQVRIVENLSPFDPTYSMALERLRQAVALKIGEYADTATYAAGVIHRHMRREAAAMAFYDVFHAQALMFLALCVLMWIMRRPPRGGGMPAGH; the protein is encoded by the coding sequence ATGGAGGCGCGGCCGGCCGGCAAATGGATCGTCACCCTGTGCGTGATGATCCCCACGCTGATCGAGATCCTGGACACCAGCATCGCCAACGTGGCCCTGGGGCACATCCAGGGCAGCCTGTCGGCCGGCCAGGACGAGGTCACCTGGGTTTTGACCTCATATCTGGTCTCAAACGCCGTGGTCATTCCCATAAGCGGCTGGCTGTCCCGGCTCATGGGCCGGCGCAACTACCTTCTGGCCTCCATCGGGCTTTTCACCCTGTCGTCCATGCTGTGCGGCATGGCCATGAGCCTGGAGGCCCTGATCCTGTTCCGGGTGCTTCAGGGCGTGGGCGGCGGCGGCCTGCAACCCGTGTCCCAGGCCATCCTGCTCGAGACCTTTCCGCCGAACCAGCGCGGCATGGCCATGGCCATCTTCGCCATGGGCGCGGTGCTGGGTCCCATCCTGGGGCCGTTACTCGGCGGCTACATCACGGACCATTATTCCTGGCGCTGGATTTTCTATATCAACGTGCCCATCGGGCTTGTGGCTCTGGGCATGAACTGGCTGTACATCCAGGACCCGCCGTATCTTTTGCGCCGGGTCCGGGGCGAGGGCATCGACGTGGTGGGGCTGTCCCTTTTGAGCGTGGGACTGGCCTCGCTGCAGATCGTTTTGGACAAGGGCCAGCAGGACGACTGGTTCGCGGCGGACCACATCCTGGCCCTGTCCGTCGTGGCCGGGGTGTGCCTGATCTTCTTCGTTTTCTGGGAGCTCAGGCAGAAAAACCCCATCGTGGATTTGCGGATATTTCGGGACCGCAGTTTCGCCACAGGCAACGTGGTCATGTTTTTCGGCTTTTTCGCCTTTTTCGGGTCCATCGTGCTTTTGCCCATGTATCTGCAAAACCTCATGGGCTACACGGCGTTTCTGGCCGGGGTGGTGCTTGGGCCGGGCGGGCTGATCATGCTTCTCGTTTTGCCCCTGGTCGGCAAGCTCACCCAGCGCGTGGACGCCCGGTTCCTTCTCTTCGTGGGGCTTCTGATAAGCGCCGGATCGCTGTGGTACATGTCCGGGTTCACGCTTGGCATCGACCTGGGCACGGCGATTTTCGCCCGCAACATCCAGGCCGTGGGCATCGCCTTTTTCTTCGTGCCCCTGTCGTACCTGACCATGGCGTTTATTCCCCGGGAGGCCATGAACAACGCCTCGGCCATCTTCAACCTGCTCAGGAACCTGGGGGGATCGTTCGGGGTGGCCTTCGTGACCACGCTTCTGGCCAGACGCACCCAATTTCACCAAGTCCGCATCGTGGAGAACCTCTCTCCCTTCGATCCGACCTATTCCATGGCCCTGGAGCGGCTCAGGCAGGCAGTGGCCCTGAAGATAGGGGAATATGCGGACACGGCCACCTACGCGGCCGGGGTGATCCACCGCCACATGCGGCGCGAGGCGGCGGCCATGGCCTTTTACGACGTGTTCCACGCCCAGGCGCTGATGTTTCTGGCGCTTTGCGTCCTGATGTGGATCATGCGCCGACCGCCCAGAGGCGGCGGGATGCCGGCGGGGCACTGA
- a CDS encoding HlyD family secretion protein, translated as MTTTPDDGATREEKSASPKKKRILIGVLVVLIAGALGYYLSGRGKITTDDAFVDGRIHYVTPRVPGYVARLAVTDNQVVAAGDVLVELDPTDYQVALAQARADLASAESQLAAMELEAPLELTQTSSRVTGATAQRDALLKSLEQARKEEEAALQDTAEAQARFDQAKLDLGRYQSLHEREVVSQSDMDKATTAQHTAQAQTRASAARAEAAARRRLSVEADLDRLAAEIRLAQTGKDTARIKDVEARAQRARVDLAREKVRQAELNLGYTRIVSPVAGNVTKKAVEQGRLVAAGQPLLAVVPLDPEETWITANYKETQLTNVRPGQEVVFTVDAYPGRKFRGRVESIMAGTGAVFSLFPPENASGNYVKVVQRIPVKIVPEGLDADAPVLRLGMSVVPTILVR; from the coding sequence ATGACCACCACGCCCGACGACGGCGCGACGCGGGAAGAGAAATCCGCCTCGCCCAAAAAGAAACGGATTCTCATCGGCGTCCTGGTCGTCCTGATCGCCGGCGCCCTGGGCTATTACCTGTCCGGTCGGGGCAAGATCACCACGGACGACGCCTTTGTGGACGGCCGCATCCACTACGTGACCCCGCGCGTGCCCGGGTATGTGGCCAGGTTGGCCGTTACGGACAACCAGGTGGTGGCGGCCGGGGATGTGCTGGTGGAGCTTGATCCCACGGATTATCAGGTGGCCCTGGCCCAGGCCCGGGCCGATCTGGCCTCGGCCGAGAGCCAACTGGCGGCCATGGAGCTTGAGGCCCCGTTGGAGCTGACCCAGACCTCCTCCAGGGTGACCGGGGCCACGGCCCAGCGCGATGCCTTGCTGAAAAGTCTGGAGCAGGCCCGCAAGGAGGAGGAGGCCGCCCTGCAGGACACGGCCGAGGCCCAGGCCCGTTTCGACCAAGCCAAGCTGGACCTTGGCCGCTACCAATCCCTCCACGAGCGGGAGGTGGTGTCCCAGTCGGACATGGACAAGGCCACCACCGCCCAGCACACGGCCCAGGCCCAGACCCGGGCCTCCGCGGCCCGGGCCGAGGCCGCCGCCCGACGCCGCCTGTCCGTGGAGGCCGATCTGGACCGGCTGGCCGCCGAGATCAGACTGGCCCAGACCGGAAAGGACACGGCCCGCATCAAGGACGTGGAGGCCAGGGCCCAGCGGGCCAGGGTGGATCTGGCCCGGGAAAAGGTGCGGCAGGCGGAACTGAACCTTGGCTATACGAGGATCGTGTCCCCGGTGGCCGGGAATGTGACCAAGAAGGCCGTGGAGCAGGGGCGGTTGGTGGCCGCTGGCCAGCCGCTTCTGGCCGTGGTCCCGCTCGATCCGGAAGAGACCTGGATCACGGCCAACTACAAGGAGACGCAACTGACCAACGTGCGCCCGGGGCAGGAGGTGGTTTTCACTGTGGACGCCTATCCGGGCCGAAAGTTTCGGGGCCGGGTGGAGTCGATCATGGCCGGAACGGGCGCGGTCTTTTCGCTTTTTCCGCCGGAGAACGCGTCTGGCAACTACGTCAAGGTGGTGCAGCGCATCCCGGTCAAGATCGTGCCCGAGGGGCTTGACGCGGACGCGCCGGTGCTGCGCCTGGGCATGAGCGTGGTGCCCACCATCCTGGTCCGGTAA
- a CDS encoding MarR family winged helix-turn-helix transcriptional regulator, with product MDDAYVYDPEKAPGFLISRTGMRMRLGLRRVFAEHGQDVTPEQWGVLLCLWRQEGLTQTELADRTVKDRTTITRILDLLEKKGLAERRKDPMDRRSFRVHLTDAGRGAREILLPLVKGYAARLYADLTEAEFTTLKSIMDKINARLDDLESEAAS from the coding sequence ATGGACGACGCCTACGTGTATGACCCGGAAAAGGCCCCGGGGTTTCTCATCTCCCGCACGGGAATGCGCATGCGGCTGGGCCTGCGCCGGGTGTTCGCGGAACATGGCCAGGACGTGACCCCGGAGCAATGGGGGGTGCTTTTGTGCCTGTGGCGCCAGGAGGGCCTGACCCAGACCGAACTGGCGGACCGGACCGTCAAGGATCGGACCACCATCACCCGGATATTGGATCTTCTGGAAAAGAAGGGACTGGCCGAGCGCCGCAAGGACCCGATGGACCGGCGCAGCTTCCGCGTGCACCTGACCGATGCCGGCCGGGGGGCGCGCGAGATACTTTTGCCGCTGGTCAAAGGGTATGCGGCCCGGCTGTATGCGGACCTGACCGAGGCCGAGTTCACGACGCTCAAGAGCATCATGGACAAAATAAACGCCAGGCTCGACGACCTGGAATCGGAAGCGGCCTCATGA
- a CDS encoding ATP-binding protein, with product MKCRRCGEVAQVALPSHHTGFCPACFLDFFRGQVERAIRRHWMFGKNERVLVAVSGGKDSLALLHVLRELGYDVEGVHIDLGIAGSSELVRAWVEGFCRERGYVVHVVETARDGLAIPDVKRSVRRPICSVCGKIKRHWFNRFAYEHGFAALATGHNLDDEAARLFANTLRWDTAYLGDQGPALPAEGKFVRKVKPLCRLTEFETAAYCFFQGIRHWHEPCPYSGGASFTGHKRLLGDLEDTSPGARMAFYELFLRNARPVFEAAAKRETSELTPCAVCGYPSSGEVCGVCRVRRMVADGNAA from the coding sequence ATGAAATGTCGTCGCTGCGGCGAAGTGGCCCAGGTGGCCCTGCCGAGCCATCACACGGGGTTTTGCCCCGCATGTTTTCTGGACTTCTTCCGGGGCCAGGTGGAGCGGGCCATCCGGCGGCACTGGATGTTCGGGAAAAACGAGCGGGTGCTGGTGGCCGTCTCCGGGGGCAAGGATTCGCTGGCGCTTTTGCATGTGCTGCGGGAGCTGGGCTATGACGTGGAGGGCGTGCATATCGATCTGGGGATTGCGGGCTCCTCGGAGTTGGTGCGGGCGTGGGTGGAGGGGTTTTGCCGGGAGCGGGGGTATGTCGTGCACGTGGTGGAGACAGCCAGGGATGGGCTGGCCATCCCGGACGTGAAGCGGTCGGTGCGGCGTCCGATCTGTTCGGTATGCGGCAAGATCAAGCGCCACTGGTTCAACCGCTTCGCCTACGAACACGGATTTGCGGCCCTGGCCACCGGGCACAATTTGGACGACGAGGCGGCCCGGCTTTTCGCCAACACCTTGAGATGGGATACGGCGTATCTGGGGGATCAGGGGCCGGCGCTTCCGGCCGAGGGAAAATTCGTGCGCAAGGTCAAGCCCCTGTGCCGGCTGACGGAGTTCGAGACCGCGGCCTACTGCTTTTTCCAGGGCATCCGGCATTGGCACGAGCCCTGCCCGTACAGCGGCGGGGCCAGCTTCACCGGCCACAAACGGCTTCTCGGGGATTTGGAGGACACAAGTCCCGGGGCCAGGATGGCCTTTTACGAACTTTTTTTGCGAAACGCCCGGCCGGTCTTCGAGGCGGCGGCAAAACGGGAGACGAGCGAACTGACGCCCTGCGCCGTGTGCGGCTATCCGTCCTCCGGCGAGGTCTGCGGGGTCTGTCGGGTGCGGCGGATGGTGGCGGACGGAAACGCTGCTTGA
- a CDS encoding response regulator, whose amino-acid sequence MGGTILVVDDEKHIRMLYQEELEGEGYQVVTSDGEEDILELLARVKPEVVVLDIKLGPNRSGLDLLQEIRGQDQALPVILSTAYDSFQHDLKSIAADYYVVKSVDLGELKSKVALAIEKVRASA is encoded by the coding sequence ATGGGCGGTACGATATTGGTTGTCGACGACGAAAAGCACATTCGGATGCTCTATCAGGAGGAGCTTGAGGGCGAGGGGTATCAGGTGGTGACCTCCGACGGCGAGGAGGACATCCTGGAGCTTTTGGCCCGGGTGAAGCCCGAGGTGGTGGTTTTGGACATCAAGCTTGGCCCGAACCGGTCGGGGCTTGATCTGCTCCAGGAGATTCGCGGCCAGGACCAGGCCTTGCCCGTGATTTTGAGCACGGCCTACGACAGTTTCCAGCATGATTTGAAGTCGATTGCCGCGGATTATTACGTGGTCAAGTCCGTGGACCTGGGCGAACTCAAGTCAAAGGTGGCCCTGGCGATCGAGAAGGTCCGGGCATCCGCCTGA
- a CDS encoding site-2 protease family protein has protein sequence MSFDIASYVREIALLAVPLLVAVTFHEVAHGYVAYLLGDPTAKAAGRLTLNPLKHLDPLGVLAFLLTRMIGWAKPVPVDARYFKNPARGMVLVAVAGPAMNFLLAMAFSVLFRLIGGLAVAAPQGSAMAMVWEPLAYMCLAGVTVNLAIGLFNLLPIPPLDGSRIVAGLLPPRAAYGYLRYERYGFFLVILLAVTGILGKLLIPAILVLRGLLL, from the coding sequence ATGTCCTTTGATATTGCGTCGTATGTGCGCGAGATCGCGCTTTTGGCGGTGCCGCTTCTGGTCGCGGTGACCTTTCACGAGGTGGCCCACGGCTATGTGGCCTACCTTTTGGGCGATCCCACAGCCAAGGCGGCGGGGCGGCTGACGCTCAATCCCCTCAAACATCTTGATCCCCTGGGCGTGTTGGCCTTTTTGCTGACCCGGATGATCGGGTGGGCCAAGCCGGTGCCTGTCGACGCGCGGTATTTCAAGAATCCGGCCCGGGGGATGGTCTTGGTGGCCGTGGCCGGGCCGGCCATGAATTTTTTATTGGCCATGGCCTTTTCGGTGCTGTTCCGGCTGATCGGGGGGTTGGCGGTGGCCGCGCCGCAGGGGAGCGCCATGGCCATGGTCTGGGAGCCCCTGGCGTACATGTGTCTGGCCGGGGTGACGGTGAATCTGGCCATCGGCCTTTTCAATCTCCTGCCCATACCGCCCCTGGACGGCAGCCGGATCGTGGCCGGGCTGTTGCCGCCCCGGGCCGCGTACGGGTATCTGCGCTACGAGCGGTACGGCTTTTTTCTGGTCATTTTGCTGGCGGTGACCGGGATTCTGGGGAAGCTCCTCATCCCGGCCATCTTGGTTCTTCGCGGGCTGCTTCTGTAG
- the trpS gene encoding tryptophan--tRNA ligase, which yields MGALKNTRIVSGMRPTGPLHLGHYFGVLANWVELERDHDCFFFVADWHALTTEYADPSRIKGFVPELVKDWVAGGLDPEKCVLFQQSQVREHVELHLYLSMITPVSWLERCPTYKDMVKELAAKDLSTYGFLGYPVLMASDILLYRPGAVPVGQDQLPHLELTREIARRFNYLYGEFFPEPAAVLTPSPKMPGLDGRKMSKSYGNSIALGEDPAVMKKKVMGMLTCAKRARLKDPGDPKECNLFPYHELLTDKARLPEIVEGCMNATWGCGDCKKLLVANLTAFLEPIHAKRQELDRNPSMVRDILASGNARAKAVAERNLAELKELLNFNF from the coding sequence ATGGGCGCTTTGAAAAACACTCGCATCGTATCGGGCATGCGGCCCACCGGGCCGCTTCATCTGGGGCATTATTTCGGGGTCCTGGCCAACTGGGTCGAGCTTGAGCGGGACCACGACTGTTTTTTCTTCGTGGCCGACTGGCACGCCTTGACCACGGAGTACGCCGATCCGTCGCGGATCAAGGGGTTCGTGCCGGAACTGGTCAAGGACTGGGTGGCCGGGGGGCTCGACCCGGAGAAATGCGTGCTGTTCCAGCAGTCCCAGGTGCGCGAGCATGTGGAGCTGCACCTGTACCTGTCCATGATCACGCCCGTGTCCTGGCTTGAGCGCTGTCCCACCTACAAGGACATGGTCAAGGAGCTTGCGGCCAAGGACCTCAGCACCTACGGATTTCTGGGCTATCCGGTGCTCATGGCCTCGGACATCCTGCTGTACAGGCCCGGGGCCGTGCCCGTTGGCCAGGACCAGTTGCCGCACCTGGAACTGACCCGGGAGATCGCCCGGCGCTTCAACTACCTGTACGGCGAGTTTTTTCCCGAGCCGGCGGCGGTTCTGACCCCGTCCCCCAAGATGCCCGGACTCGACGGCCGCAAGATGAGCAAGAGCTATGGCAATTCCATCGCCCTGGGCGAGGACCCGGCGGTGATGAAAAAGAAGGTCATGGGCATGCTGACCTGCGCCAAGCGGGCGCGCCTCAAGGACCCGGGCGATCCCAAGGAGTGCAATCTTTTTCCGTACCACGAGTTGTTGACGGACAAGGCCCGGCTGCCGGAGATCGTGGAGGGGTGCATGAACGCCACCTGGGGCTGCGGGGACTGCAAGAAGCTTTTGGTTGCGAATCTGACGGCCTTCCTGGAACCGATCCACGCCAAGCGGCAGGAGCTTGACCGCAACCCGTCCATGGTTCGGGACATCCTGGCCTCGGGCAACGCCCGGGCCAAGGCGGTGGCCGAGCGGAACCTGGCGGAACTCAAGGAACTTTTGAACTTTAATTTCTAA